CGTAGGGAGAGGCGGGCTGCGATGTGCCGGAGGCCGGGCCGCCGCTCGGGGTCGTCGGCTGCGGCAGTGTGCCCGGTGGCTGTGTGCCGTACGGAGACAGCGGCTGCGGGGGTACGGCACCGGCGGCGCCCTGGGTCGCGGAGGAGCCCTGGTCGGGGCCCGGTGCCGGTGTGGTCGTCTGCCGGGCACGGTCGCCGTCCGCCGTGCGGGCCGGGGGCGTCACCGCTCGGGCCAGGCCCTGGGCCACCGCCTCATGGATGGTGTTCGCGAGCTGGCGGGCCCAGGGAAGGCCCTGGTCGGTGAGGAGTTCGGTGAGACCGCCCGCGTAGCCCTGGCCGACGGCGCGTACCTTCCAGGCGCCCTGGCGTCGGTAGAGCTCCAGCGCGACGACCGCCGACTCGGCGTCCAGACCGGTGATGGTGTAGCTGGCGAGCTCGGTGCCGTCGAGGCCCGTGACCGCGACGAAGGGGGCGGCGACGGCGCCGAAGCGCACGGGTCCGCCCGCCGAGGGCAGGGCGAGCAGCACATGGACCCGGTGGACGGCCTCGGGCACGGCGCCGAGATCCACCGCGAGGCGGTGTTCGGCGGCCGCCTGCCGGGAGACCTCCAGACCCGGCAGGGCGGGCGCTCCCGGGTGGACGACCCACTCGACGCCGTGCACCGTGCCGTGCTCGTCGCCGAGCGTGGCTCCGGCCACGACCGGCGTACCGGCCGCGATCCGGATCTCGAGACGGGCCTGGGAGAGCGGGTGGTTCTGCCCCCGCACCAGCTCGGCCGTCATCGCCTTCTCCCCCTGTGTCGTGGTGTCGGTCGGGTGCCGCTCGGCGGGCCCGTTACAGGTGCGGCAGGATCGACGGCATCAGGTCCTGGAAGGTGCGGCCGTTGGCCGGGGTGCCGAGGGCCGTCATGGTCCAGCCCGGGCCCGTCCGGTGCACCTTCGCCATGATCTGGGCGGTGTAGGCGCCGCCGCCGGCGAGCGTGTAGCGGGCCAGTTCGTCGCCGGTGGTCTCGTCGACCAGCCGGCAGAAGGCGTTCTGCACCTCCTGGAAGGTCTGGCCCGTGAAGGAGTTCACGGTGAAGACGATCTGGTCGATGTGAACGGGGACGCGGGCCAGGTCGACGAGGATCGCCTCGTCGTCCCCGCCCTGGCCGACGCCGCCGACGAGATTGTCACCGGTGTGCTTGACCGAACCGTCGTCGCTCACCAGGTGACGGAAGAAGACGACGTCGACGGGCTGCTTGTCCGCGAACAGGACGGCGGAGGCGTCGAGGTCGACCTCCCGCGTGCGCGTGCCGAACAGGCCGCGCCGCGGAGCCGCCTGCCAGCCGAGACCCATGCGCACCGCGGTCAGGCTGCCTCCGTCGTTCTTCTGCAGACTGATGGCCTGACCCTTGGTCATGTTGACGGTCACGCGCCGAACCC
This portion of the Streptomyces canus genome encodes:
- a CDS encoding TerD family protein — protein: MTVNMTKGQAISLQKNDGGSLTAVRMGLGWQAAPRRGLFGTRTREVDLDASAVLFADKQPVDVVFFRHLVSDDGSVKHTGDNLVGGVGQGGDDEAILVDLARVPVHIDQIVFTVNSFTGQTFQEVQNAFCRLVDETTGDELARYTLAGGGAYTAQIMAKVHRTGPGWTMTALGTPANGRTFQDLMPSILPHL